One genomic segment of Marinitoga piezophila KA3 includes these proteins:
- a CDS encoding NADP-dependent isocitrate dehydrogenase — translation MEIIDIVYIEGDGIGPFVMEAAMKVWNAAVGYVYNGSKKINWIEAYAGKKSLEKNGSLLPDETLKKLKEVKVGIKGPLETPVGSGYRSLNVALRQKLDLYACIRPVKYIPGIKAPVKSPENVDIVIFRENTEDVYAGIEWEENSKEAIEVIEFLNEKFKINLHNASIGIKPISEFRTKRLMKMAIDYAVKNNRKKITIVHKGNIMKYTEGNFRKWCYEIAEEHKDLIDKNSIEINDVIADNMFQQLLLKPEKYDILVTPNLNGDYLSDAAAAQVGGIGIVPGGNIGDEIALFEPTHGTAPAIKDPKMANPTSLILSGVMMFEYLEMKEVSSLIENSLKKCIKSGIATKDIMPDNPVSAVKFAAKIIENFN, via the coding sequence ATGGAGATAATTGATATTGTTTATATAGAAGGAGACGGTATTGGGCCGTTTGTTATGGAAGCGGCTATGAAGGTATGGAATGCCGCTGTTGGGTATGTTTATAATGGTTCTAAAAAGATTAACTGGATAGAGGCTTATGCCGGGAAAAAGTCTTTAGAAAAAAATGGTTCTTTGTTGCCAGATGAAACGCTTAAAAAATTAAAAGAGGTTAAGGTTGGAATAAAAGGACCGCTTGAAACACCTGTTGGAAGCGGTTATAGAAGTTTAAATGTGGCTTTAAGGCAAAAACTCGATTTATATGCATGTATTAGACCTGTGAAATATATTCCCGGTATAAAAGCTCCTGTTAAATCTCCAGAAAATGTGGATATTGTAATTTTCAGGGAGAACACAGAGGACGTTTATGCTGGAATAGAATGGGAAGAAAACAGCAAGGAGGCAATTGAGGTTATAGAATTTCTTAATGAAAAATTTAAGATTAATCTGCATAATGCCTCAATTGGAATAAAGCCAATAAGTGAGTTTAGAACAAAAAGACTTATGAAAATGGCAATTGATTATGCAGTAAAAAATAACAGAAAAAAAATAACTATTGTTCATAAAGGAAATATAATGAAATATACAGAAGGTAATTTCAGAAAATGGTGTTATGAGATTGCTGAAGAACATAAGGATTTAATAGATAAAAATTCAATTGAAATAAATGATGTAATTGCCGACAATATGTTCCAGCAATTATTGTTAAAACCCGAAAAATACGATATTTTAGTTACTCCAAACTTAAATGGTGATTATCTTTCTGATGCGGCAGCTGCTCAGGTAGGTGGAATTGGTATTGTTCCGGGAGGAAATATTGGCGATGAAATTGCCCTTTTTGAACCAACCCACGGCACTGCACCGGCAATTAAAGATCCAAAAATGGCTAATCCAACTTCATTAATATTATCAGGGGTTATGATGTTTGAATATCTTGAAATGAAAGAAGTTTCGAGTTTAATTGAAAATTCGTTGAAAAAATGTATAAAATCAGGTATTGCAACAAAGGATATTATGCCTGATAATCCTGTGTCTGCAGTTAAATTTGCTGCGAAGATTATAGAAAATTTTAATTAA
- the proB gene encoding glutamate 5-kinase, which translates to MEKIVIKVGSNLLIKNNDINKKYIIKLSYIISELIEEGKKVVLVSSGANAAGLQYLKLHPLKSLAQKQALCAVGQVQLMKIYENAFDFHNKKIAQILLTADDFYNRKRFINLKNTLIGLNQFGIIPIINENDTISTDEIKFGDNDRLSSQFAIGWGADGLMLLTSVDGVLDENGDVIKVYDKNIQIKEFKKTSLGTGGISTKIDAGLSAAASGIKTCICNGNKLENIKEFVSGKNVGTVFMPDKKLKGKKAWIAFLSKSRGKVFINKGARDALMNKKSLLPVGIEKIEGNFEKGEPVNIYFNNKLIGKGIPNYSAEDAVVICGKKSGDIAKIGNFDYDEFIHVDNMVIF; encoded by the coding sequence ATGGAAAAGATTGTAATAAAGGTTGGAAGTAATTTATTAATAAAGAACAATGATATAAACAAAAAGTATATAATAAAACTCAGTTATATTATCTCAGAACTAATAGAAGAAGGCAAAAAGGTTGTGCTTGTTTCTTCAGGGGCCAATGCAGCGGGATTGCAGTATTTAAAGTTGCATCCTTTAAAAAGCCTTGCGCAAAAACAGGCTTTATGTGCTGTGGGGCAGGTACAATTAATGAAGATATATGAAAATGCTTTTGATTTTCATAATAAGAAAATCGCCCAAATTTTATTGACTGCAGATGATTTTTATAATAGAAAAAGATTTATAAACCTGAAAAATACGCTCATTGGATTAAATCAATTTGGGATTATTCCTATAATAAATGAAAATGATACTATTTCAACTGATGAGATTAAATTTGGCGATAATGACAGGCTTTCTTCACAATTTGCAATTGGCTGGGGCGCAGATGGATTAATGCTTTTAACCTCTGTTGATGGTGTTTTGGACGAAAATGGAGATGTAATTAAGGTTTATGATAAAAATATTCAGATAAAAGAGTTTAAAAAAACATCTTTGGGAACAGGAGGAATTTCAACAAAAATCGATGCTGGATTATCTGCAGCAGCTTCTGGAATAAAGACATGTATTTGTAATGGAAATAAACTGGAGAATATAAAGGAGTTTGTTTCAGGTAAAAATGTTGGTACTGTTTTTATGCCTGATAAAAAATTGAAAGGGAAAAAAGCATGGATTGCTTTTTTGTCAAAAAGCAGAGGAAAGGTGTTTATCAATAAGGGCGCAAGGGATGCGTTGATGAATAAGAAGAGTTTGTTGCCTGTTGGAATTGAAAAGATAGAAGGAAATTTTGAAAAGGGTGAGCCGGTGAATATTTATTTTAATAATAAGCTTATTGGGAAAGGGATTCCTAATTATTCGGCTGAGGATGCTGTTGTGATTTGTGGAAAAAAAAGCGGGGATATTGCTAAAATTGGAAATTTTGATTATGATGAGTTTATTCATGTTGATAATATGGTGATTTTTTGA
- a CDS encoding glutamate-5-semialdehyde dehydrogenase, which produces MNELIEKAKKLKSASDFLKKTKAKEKNEAIRQIAIALEKNMDYILSENKKDVDIARKNGVKEALVDRLALNEKRIKGMIDSCNTVINLKDPVGEIFDSFLREDGIRISKMRVPLGVIGIIYESRPNVTVDATILALKSGNTVLLRGGSDAINSNKALVKVIKEGLKNSGIPENSVELIENTDRALVNEMLKLNEYLDLVIPRGGKGLINFVVKNSTVPVLETGVGICHIFVDESADVMKSIDIIDNAKTQRPGTCNTVETVLIHKDIASKILPDLKKRLEEKNVEIRGCEEVLKHIDVKPATEEDWATEYLDLILSIKVVNDLDEAISHIKTYSTGHSESILTEDYLNAMKFVEEIDSAAVYINASTRFTDGGEFGMGAEMGISTQKMHARGPVGLKELTTYKFVIQGNYDVRG; this is translated from the coding sequence ATGAATGAATTAATAGAAAAAGCAAAAAAATTGAAATCTGCTTCTGATTTTTTAAAGAAAACAAAGGCAAAAGAAAAAAATGAAGCTATTCGCCAGATTGCTATAGCTCTTGAAAAAAATATGGATTATATATTGTCTGAAAATAAAAAAGATGTTGACATTGCAAGAAAAAATGGCGTTAAGGAAGCTTTAGTTGACAGGCTTGCCTTAAATGAAAAAAGGATAAAGGGCATGATTGATTCATGTAATACGGTTATTAATCTTAAGGATCCTGTTGGTGAAATATTTGATTCATTTTTAAGAGAAGATGGAATTAGAATAAGCAAGATGAGAGTTCCACTTGGAGTAATTGGAATAATATACGAGTCAAGACCTAACGTTACTGTAGATGCCACAATTCTTGCTTTAAAATCAGGAAATACAGTTTTGTTGCGTGGAGGTTCCGATGCAATTAATTCTAACAAGGCACTTGTTAAGGTTATTAAAGAGGGACTGAAAAATTCCGGCATTCCTGAAAATTCTGTTGAATTAATAGAAAATACAGACAGAGCATTGGTAAATGAAATGCTTAAATTAAATGAGTATCTTGACCTTGTTATTCCAAGAGGCGGAAAGGGGCTTATTAACTTTGTTGTAAAAAATTCTACAGTTCCTGTTCTGGAAACCGGCGTTGGAATATGCCATATTTTTGTTGATGAAAGCGCTGATGTTATGAAATCCATTGATATTATAGACAACGCAAAGACACAAAGACCTGGAACATGCAATACAGTTGAAACTGTGCTAATTCATAAAGATATTGCTTCAAAGATATTGCCTGATTTGAAGAAAAGGCTTGAAGAGAAGAATGTTGAAATAAGAGGATGTGAAGAGGTATTAAAACATATTGATGTAAAACCTGCAACAGAAGAAGATTGGGCTACGGAATATCTCGATTTGATTCTGTCAATTAAGGTTGTAAATGATTTAGATGAAGCTATATCGCATATCAAAACCTATTCAACTGGACATTCTGAGTCAATTCTTACAGAAGATTATTTAAATGCTATGAAATTTGTGGAAGAAATAGATTCTGCAGCTGTTTATATAAATGCTTCAACGAGATTTACAGATGGCGGTGAGTTCGGAATGGGTGCAGAAATGGGAATTAGCACTCAAAAAATGCATGCAAGAGGTCCTGTTGGATTAAAGGAACTTACAACATATAAGTTTGTTATACAGGGCAATTATGATGTGAGGGGTTAA
- the proC gene encoding pyrroline-5-carboxylate reductase, with protein sequence MKIGIIGIGNIGSMLVKRFSINKEYELYIYDVNKDRIKKYEDENIHIEDEISKVYEKAIFTFVSVKPNHLNDVFDKIKDLSEENRYIISTAAGKTLADLYELSGKKNIFRIMPTVISNSGLGTTAIAYNPAISENIVSDVKSILSNLGEVLEIEEKKFDAFTVLNSSGPAFVAYIIESFLESGINIGLSHDDSLKIVANTFMGTLEYLKNEELKLSELKYMVSSPGGVTIKGLYEMDKAAVKGSIMKAIEEAYLKNKKL encoded by the coding sequence ATGAAGATTGGAATTATAGGCATTGGAAATATTGGAAGTATGCTTGTAAAAAGATTTTCAATTAATAAAGAATATGAATTGTATATCTATGATGTGAACAAAGATAGAATTAAAAAATATGAAGACGAAAATATCCATATAGAAGATGAAATTTCAAAGGTATACGAAAAGGCGATATTTACTTTTGTTTCTGTAAAGCCTAATCATCTAAATGACGTGTTTGATAAAATCAAGGATTTATCAGAAGAGAACAGATATATTATCAGCACCGCTGCTGGAAAGACTTTAGCTGATTTATATGAATTATCGGGCAAAAAGAATATTTTCAGAATAATGCCAACTGTTATTTCAAATTCCGGATTGGGCACTACTGCAATTGCATATAATCCTGCAATATCGGAAAATATAGTTAGCGATGTAAAATCAATACTTTCAAACCTCGGAGAAGTGCTTGAAATTGAGGAAAAGAAGTTTGATGCATTTACTGTTTTAAATAGCAGCGGTCCTGCTTTTGTTGCATATATAATAGAAAGTTTTCTTGAAAGCGGTATAAATATTGGATTGTCCCACGATGATTCATTAAAGATTGTAGCAAATACTTTTATGGGAACATTGGAATATTTAAAAAATGAAGAGTTAAAACTCTCGGAGTTGAAATATATGGTTTCTTCACCAGGTGGGGTAACCATAAAAGGATTATATGAAATGGATAAAGCGGCAGTAAAAGGTTCAATAATGAAGGCAATTGAAGAGGCGTATTTAAAAAACAAAAAATTGTAA
- a CDS encoding 3-isopropylmalate dehydratase small subunit, producing the protein MFKGKVWKFGDNISTDHIAPGRYFHLRSNLPELAKHVLEDAREDFAKSVEKGDIIIGGNNFGLGSSREHAPRIIKVAGVSCVIAKSFARIFYRNSINIGLPVIELKEVDEFNEGDIIKVDTKLGVIENITQDKKYHFIPFPEFVNKILEIGGIDEYIKKYGDYGV; encoded by the coding sequence ATTTTTAAAGGAAAAGTCTGGAAATTTGGCGATAATATTTCAACTGATCACATAGCACCGGGAAGATATTTCCATTTAAGATCAAATCTTCCGGAATTGGCAAAACATGTTTTAGAGGATGCAAGAGAAGACTTTGCAAAAAGTGTTGAAAAAGGAGACATTATTATTGGTGGAAATAATTTCGGGCTTGGTTCTTCAAGGGAACATGCACCAAGGATTATAAAAGTTGCAGGAGTTTCATGCGTTATTGCAAAATCATTTGCAAGGATTTTTTACAGAAATTCAATTAATATTGGACTGCCTGTTATTGAATTAAAGGAAGTCGATGAATTTAACGAAGGGGATATTATCAAGGTTGATACAAAGCTTGGAGTTATTGAAAATATTACTCAGGATAAAAAGTATCATTTTATTCCTTTTCCTGAATTTGTTAATAAAATACTCGAAATTGGTGGAATTGATGAATATATAAAAAAATATGGAGATTATGGAGTGTGA
- a CDS encoding 3-isopropylmalate dehydratase large subunit — translation MGKTLAEKILSMHVGKDVIPGEIIIANVDLAFVQDGTGPLTVDQFENMNFKNVSTKSLVFIDHASPSPRKELSNTQKKLRNFCKKTDAEIYDIGEGISHQIVAEEYAKPGDLIVGADSHSCTAGAFAAFATGMGSTDISLAYGLGKVWLKVPETYKIVLKNKLNKGVYAKDIILYLIGMIGADGATYKALEFSGDGIKTLSMESRLTISNMAVEAGAKVGLFPADEITKEYMKNQGREDEFKELFPDEDASYEKVIEIDLSEIEPQVSFPHTVDNTRNINDAKSVKIDQIYIGTCTNGRMEDLRIVASILKGKKKAEDIRLIIAPASKKIYLQALQEGLISTFIETGATILPPGCGPCVGVHAGVPADGEKVLSTQNRNFHGRAGNPNSEIYLCSPATAAASALTGYITDPREVI, via the coding sequence ATGGGTAAAACACTTGCAGAGAAAATACTCAGCATGCATGTAGGCAAAGATGTAATACCCGGCGAAATTATAATTGCCAATGTTGATCTTGCTTTTGTTCAGGATGGAACCGGGCCTTTAACTGTTGATCAATTTGAAAATATGAATTTTAAAAATGTAAGCACTAAATCTCTCGTTTTTATAGATCATGCTTCACCAAGTCCAAGAAAAGAACTTTCAAATACGCAGAAAAAATTAAGAAATTTTTGTAAAAAAACAGATGCGGAAATATATGATATTGGCGAAGGAATATCACATCAAATTGTAGCTGAGGAATATGCAAAACCAGGAGATTTAATTGTCGGTGCCGATTCACATTCATGTACCGCCGGGGCATTTGCTGCTTTTGCAACAGGAATGGGTTCAACAGATATTTCTCTTGCATATGGTCTTGGAAAGGTATGGCTAAAGGTTCCTGAAACATATAAGATTGTATTAAAGAATAAATTAAACAAAGGTGTATATGCCAAGGATATAATTCTTTATCTTATAGGCATGATAGGTGCTGATGGCGCCACTTATAAGGCTTTGGAATTTTCAGGCGATGGTATAAAAACATTATCAATGGAATCAAGACTAACCATTTCAAATATGGCAGTTGAAGCAGGTGCAAAGGTTGGATTGTTCCCTGCTGATGAAATTACAAAGGAATATATGAAAAATCAGGGAAGAGAAGATGAATTTAAGGAATTATTCCCCGATGAAGATGCAAGTTATGAAAAGGTTATTGAAATTGATCTGTCTGAAATAGAACCTCAGGTTTCATTCCCTCATACTGTAGATAATACAAGAAATATAAACGACGCAAAAAGTGTTAAAATTGATCAAATATATATTGGAACGTGTACAAATGGAAGGATGGAGGATTTGAGAATTGTTGCTTCAATATTAAAAGGAAAGAAAAAGGCTGAGGATATTAGATTAATAATCGCCCCTGCCTCAAAAAAGATTTATTTACAGGCATTACAAGAAGGTTTAATTTCCACATTTATTGAAACAGGAGCTACTATATTGCCTCCAGGTTGTGGCCCATGTGTTGGCGTTCATGCTGGCGTCCCGGCTGACGGTGAGAAAGTATTATCAACACAAAATAGAAATTTCCACGGAAGAGCGGGAAATCCTAATTCTGAAATATATCTTTGCTCTCCTGCCACGGCTGCTGCCAGCGCATTAACAGGATATATTACAGATCCAAGGGAGGTAATATAA
- a CDS encoding citrate/2-methylcitrate synthase, with protein MKKEDLKHGLEGVAVAISSISYVDGEKGKLVYRGFEIEDLVENSYFEEVAYLIWFGSLPNENEEDFIKSMLSKKRNLPENIVEMMRLFPENAHPMAVLRSVVSMLGMYSKEDNSTLENAINLTAKIPTIIAYWYRIKNNLPIIYPEEHLNHSENFLYMMFGELPEYSKCFDKALILHMEQGMNASTFASTVTSSTLSDIYSVITTAIGTLKGPLHGGANEKVLEMLEEIGDIEKVPEYIDNLIRNKKKIMGFGHRIYKTYDPRAKILKKWVQEISAHEKVDFFDIALKVEDVVVERFKDKNIYPNVDFYSGILYNHFGIPKEFFTTIFAMARIVGWTAHAMEYRKNNRIFRPRSIYNGPKDLKYKDMKGVEING; from the coding sequence ATGAAAAAAGAAGATTTAAAGCACGGTCTTGAGGGTGTTGCTGTTGCAATAAGTTCCATATCTTATGTAGACGGTGAAAAAGGTAAGCTCGTGTATAGAGGATTTGAAATAGAAGATCTCGTTGAAAACTCATATTTTGAAGAGGTAGCATATTTAATCTGGTTTGGCTCTTTGCCAAATGAAAATGAAGAGGATTTTATAAAATCAATGTTATCAAAAAAGAGAAATCTTCCAGAAAACATTGTGGAAATGATGAGGTTATTCCCGGAAAACGCTCATCCCATGGCTGTTTTACGAAGTGTTGTTTCAATGCTTGGAATGTATTCAAAAGAAGATAATTCAACGCTTGAAAATGCTATTAATTTAACGGCAAAGATTCCAACAATTATTGCATATTGGTATAGGATAAAAAATAATTTACCTATTATTTATCCTGAGGAACATCTCAATCATTCTGAGAATTTCCTGTATATGATGTTTGGTGAATTACCTGAATATTCAAAATGTTTTGATAAGGCTTTGATACTGCATATGGAACAGGGAATGAACGCATCAACCTTTGCTTCAACGGTAACCTCATCAACATTGTCTGATATTTATTCAGTTATCACAACTGCAATAGGCACATTAAAAGGACCATTACACGGCGGAGCAAATGAAAAGGTGCTTGAAATGCTGGAAGAAATAGGAGATATAGAAAAAGTTCCTGAATATATTGATAATCTCATTAGAAACAAGAAAAAGATAATGGGATTTGGACACAGAATTTATAAAACATATGATCCAAGGGCAAAAATTCTTAAAAAATGGGTTCAGGAAATTTCTGCTCATGAGAAGGTTGATTTTTTTGATATTGCCCTAAAGGTTGAAGACGTTGTAGTGGAAAGATTTAAGGATAAGAATATTTATCCAAATGTGGATTTTTATTCTGGTATTCTCTATAACCACTTTGGCATTCCAAAGGAATTTTTCACAACGATTTTTGCCATGGCAAGAATTGTAGGTTGGACTGCACATGCAATGGAATACAGAAAGAATAACAGAATTTTCAGACCGCGCTCTATTTATAATGGACCAAAAGATTTGAAATATAAGGATATGAAGGGAGTTGAAATAAATGGGTAA